Proteins co-encoded in one Quercus robur chromosome 8, dhQueRobu3.1, whole genome shotgun sequence genomic window:
- the LOC126695256 gene encoding GDSL esterase/lipase At4g26790-like has protein sequence MAYTYTTPWLLVVTELLILVSITESKVPAIIVFGDSTVDAGNNNVVLTLLKSNFRPYGRDFSGGRPTGRFSNGRIPPDFISEAFGLKPTVPAYLDPAYDIADFATGVCFASAGTGYDNATSDVLNVIPMWKELEYYKEYQNKLRAHVGKDKANEILSEALYLMSLGTNDFLENYYILPKRQSQFTVKQYEDFLIGLAGNFIRELYGLGVRKISLTGLPPMGCLPLERALNILDQHECVEKYNKVALEFNWKLNGLVKRLNKELPGLRLILADAYTILYQIIKRPSLYGFDAVEVACCSTGTYEMSYLCSEHNPLTCLDANKYVFWDAFHPTEKTNHIIVNHLIDTLLANYR, from the exons ATGGCATACACATACACTACTCCATGGCTCTTGGTAGTAACTGAGCTTTTAATACTAGTCTCTATAACCGAAAGCAAAGTTCCAGCCATCATAGTTTTTGGGGACTCAACCGTGGATGCAGGAAACAACAACGTGGTTTTAACCCTTCTCAAGAGCAATTTCAGGCCTTATGGACGTGATTTTTCTGGTGGTCGCCCCACAGGACGGTTTTCTAATGGTCGCATTCCTCCAGACTTCATTTCTGAGGCTTTTGGGCTCAAACCAACAGTACCCGCTTACTTAGATCCTGCGTATGATATAGCAGATTTTGCCACTGGAGTTTGCTTTGCTTCTGCTGGGACAGGCTATGACAATGCAACTTCTGATGTATTA AATGTGATACCAATGTGGAAGGAATTGGAGTACTACAAGGAGTACCAAAACAAGTTGAGAGCCCACGTTGGTAAAGACAAGGCAAATGAGATTTTGAGTGAGGCCTTATATTTGATGAGCCTAGGAACAAACGACTTCCTAGAGAACTATTACATACTCCCTAAACGGCAATCTCAATTCACTGTCAAACAGTATGAGGATTTTCTCATTGGACTTGCTGGAAATTTCATTAGAGAACTGTATGGTCTTGGAGTTCGAAAAATATCCCTCACTGGACTTCCTCCAATGGGGTGTTTGCCACTGGAGAGAGCCTTAAATATTTTGGATCAACATGAATGCGTGGAGAAATATAACAAGGTGGCGCTGGAATTTAATTGGAAGTTAAATGGTTTGGTGAAAAGGCTGAATAAGGAGCTTCCTGGGCTCAGATTAATATTAGCAGATGCATACACGATTCTCTATCAAATCATCAAGAGACCTTCTTTATATG GATTTGACGCTGTAGAAGTGGCATGCTGTTCTACAGGCACATACGAGATGAGTTACCTCTGCAGTGAGCACAATCCGTTAACTTGTTTGGATGCGAATAAGTATGTCTTTTGGGATGCCTTCCACCCTACAGAGAAAACAAATCACATAATCGTTAATCATTTAATTGATACGCTTCTAGCAAATTATCGTTGA
- the LOC126695257 gene encoding GDSL esterase/lipase At2g04570-like, which produces MAYICMYIKCFLLTQFLLTLVVRTGAKVPAIIVFGDSSVDAGNNNQIPTIARSNFEPYGRDFSGRKATGRFSNGRIATDFVSEAFGLKPTIPAYLDPAYNIADFATGVTFASAGTGYDNATSNVLSVIPIWKELVYYEDYQKRLRAYLGETKANQVISDALYMISMGTNDFLENYYTLPAGRQSQFTVTQYEDFLIGIAGNFIKELYGLGARKISLGGLPPMGCLPLERATNIAGGNQCVESYNNVALEFNGKLKMLATTLNKDLPGLKLVFSNPYYIFTYLIRRPATYGFDVTSMGCCATGMFEMGYSCNRNNLLTCTNADKYVFWDAFHPTQKTNSIISNYLVKTALAGFL; this is translated from the exons ATGGCATACATATGCATGTATATCAAATGTTTCCTTTTAACCCAATTTCTTCTGACACTAGTTGTCAGAACTGGTGCCAAAGTTCCAGCAATTATCGTGTTTGGGGACTCATCCGTAGATGCTGGAAATAACAACCAGATCCCAACTATTGCCAGGAGCAATTTTGAGCCTTATGGTCGTGACTTTTCAGGTCGCAAGGCAACTGGAAGGTTCTCTAATGGCCGAATTGCCACAGATTTTGTTTCTGAGGCATTTGGTCTCAAGCCAACCATACCAGCGTACTTGGATCCAGCATATAATATAGCTGACTTTGCCACTGGAGTTACCTTTGCTTCTGCTGGGACTGGCTATGACAATGCCACTTCTAATGTGTTG TCTGTGATACCAATTTGGAAGGAATTAGTGTACTATGAAGACTATCAGAAGAGGTTGAGAGCCTATCTTGGAGAAACTAAGGCTAACCAAGTAATAAGTGACGCTTTGTACATGATAAGCATGGGAACGAATGATTTCCTTGAGAACTACTACACCTTGCCAGCTGGTCGACAATCCCAATTCACGGTTACACAGTACGAGGACTTTTTGATTGGAATTGCCGGAAATTTCATCAAGGAACTCTATGGTCTAGGAGCTCGAAAAATATCCTTAGGAGGGTTACCTCCAATGGGGTGTTTGCCATTGGAGAGAGCCACTAATATTGCTGGTGGCAATCAATGCGTGGAGAGCTACAACAATGTGGCTTTAGAGTTCAATGGAAAGTTGAAGATGTTAGCAACTACGCTGAACAAGGATCTTCCTGGGCTCAAATTGGTGTTTTCAAATCCATACTATATATTCACCTATCTTATAAGAAGACCTGCTACCTATG GATTTGACGTGACTTCAATGGGCTGTTGTGCAACCGGAATGTTCGAGATGGGTTACTCATGCAATCGAAATAATTTATTGACCTGCACAAATGCGGacaaatatgtattttgggATGCCTTCCACCCAACACAAAAAACCAATAGTATCATCTCCAATTATCTGGTGAAGACTGCTTTGGCTGGGTTCCTTTAA